One genomic region from Sulfurimonas sp. hsl 1-7 encodes:
- a CDS encoding lysophospholipid acyltransferase family protein, translating into MLNVEQTILKKYPKLKNSKLLKSAVTKFADSIVHQDEINKFMKKNTHLGSYEFIDEVLEYFNFNFFVNDNEIENIPSSGRVVIIANHPLGALDALSLIKLVSKVRKDIKVIANDFLEIFENIKPILINIDVFTAKQKKASIEKVYETLDNEGVIIIFPSGEVSRATPTGIKDKKWKKGFLKFAHRTHSPILPIYIGGKNSKTFYSVSTINKKLSTALLPNEMFKQKNNTIEMVVGELIPAENIMPKGIEQSQLVDLYKKHLYGLKSKKNYFETQKAIAHPEDTKAIKKELKNSQLLGKTKDGKFIYLYASEDKNSIVINEIGRLREISFRKVGEGINKKRDIDKYDRYYKHIILWDDEDLEIVGAYRIAECSNIIQTLGSDALYTSTLFNYNDSFYPYLNDAIELGRSFVQPKYWGSRALDYLWYGIGAYLKNNPQIRYMYGPVTLSASLPKIAKDMILYFYDKNFPDQEHLVTSKIPYNFQSDKDLTKKIKAEFSSGEYKENFKALKQSLSSIGSSVPTLYKQYSELCEEGGIKFCAYNIDPDFSDCIDSFIVVSIDKIKKKQKERYFGTQES; encoded by the coding sequence ATGTTAAACGTAGAACAAACTATTCTCAAGAAATATCCTAAACTAAAAAATTCAAAACTACTAAAATCAGCTGTCACAAAATTTGCAGACTCTATTGTTCATCAAGACGAGATCAACAAGTTTATGAAAAAAAACACTCACCTTGGAAGTTACGAGTTTATAGATGAAGTATTAGAGTACTTTAACTTTAACTTCTTTGTAAATGACAACGAGATAGAAAACATTCCTTCAAGCGGAAGAGTTGTGATCATTGCAAATCACCCTTTAGGTGCACTAGATGCCCTCTCTCTCATTAAACTCGTATCTAAGGTGAGAAAAGATATTAAAGTGATTGCAAATGATTTTCTGGAGATTTTTGAAAACATCAAACCTATCCTTATAAACATCGATGTATTTACGGCAAAACAGAAAAAAGCCTCTATTGAAAAAGTGTATGAAACACTCGATAATGAGGGTGTGATCATAATCTTTCCCTCAGGAGAAGTAAGTCGTGCAACACCTACAGGGATCAAAGATAAAAAATGGAAAAAAGGTTTTTTAAAATTTGCCCACAGGACACATTCCCCTATTTTACCTATCTATATCGGCGGAAAAAACTCAAAAACTTTTTACTCTGTTTCAACAATCAACAAAAAACTCTCGACTGCCCTGCTGCCAAACGAGATGTTTAAACAAAAAAACAATACTATAGAGATGGTTGTAGGGGAGTTGATTCCCGCTGAAAATATAATGCCAAAAGGGATCGAACAATCTCAACTTGTCGATCTTTATAAAAAACATCTCTACGGGTTAAAGTCTAAAAAAAACTACTTTGAAACACAAAAAGCGATAGCCCATCCGGAAGATACAAAAGCGATAAAAAAAGAGTTAAAAAACTCTCAGCTGTTAGGAAAAACGAAAGACGGCAAGTTTATCTACCTCTATGCTAGTGAAGATAAAAACTCAATTGTAATCAATGAAATCGGCCGCCTGCGTGAGATCTCATTTAGAAAAGTGGGTGAAGGGATCAATAAGAAAAGAGACATCGATAAATACGATAGATACTACAAACATATCATCTTATGGGATGATGAAGATCTCGAAATTGTAGGTGCCTATAGAATTGCAGAGTGCTCAAATATTATACAAACACTAGGATCAGATGCATTGTATACTTCTACACTTTTTAATTACAACGATAGTTTTTATCCTTACCTTAACGATGCAATAGAGTTAGGGAGAAGTTTTGTACAGCCAAAATATTGGGGAAGTCGTGCATTAGACTATCTTTGGTATGGAATCGGAGCATATCTTAAAAACAATCCGCAGATTCGTTATATGTATGGTCCAGTCACTCTGAGTGCTTCTTTACCGAAGATCGCAAAAGATATGATCCTCTATTTTTACGATAAAAACTTTCCGGACCAAGAGCATTTAGTAACATCGAAAATTCCTTACAATTTTCAAAGCGATAAGGATCTTACTAAAAAAATAAAAGCAGAATTCTCTTCCGGCGAGTATAAGGAAAACTTCAAAGCCTTAAAACAGTCACTAAGCAGTATAGGTTCAAGCGTACCTACACTCTATAAACAATATAGTGAATTATGTGAAGAGGGTGGAATAAAATTTTGTGCTTACAATATCGATCCGGATTTTTCAGACTGTATCGATAGTTTTATCGTTGTATCGATAGATAAAATAAAGAAAAAACAAAAG